The Christensenella timonensis DNA segment TTGCAATGATCTCCCTGATCCCTTTTTTACACAGCTGTTTGAGCTGTTCAAATTCTTCTTCCGTAATTGTACGCTTCTCCCCGCATACCTGGATCTCCCCAATGTTGCCGTCGTCCGTCGCCACCATGTTCATGTCCGCCTGCGCGCTGCTGTCCTCCCTGTAACACAGGTCAAGGATCGCTTCGTCCTCCACGATCCCTGCGGAAATGGCCGCTACATGGCGTTTGAGCGGGGATCGTTTGAGGACGCCTGCATCCACCGCCTTTTTGATACACAGCGCCGCCGCAACGAACGCCCCGCTGATGGAGGCGGTACGCGTCCCTCCGTCCGCGTTGAGCACGTCGCAGTCCACATAAAGGGTGTATTCGCCCATCCCTTCAAAATCGCACACACTGCGCAGCGAACGGCCGATCAACCGCTGTATCTCCACGCCGCGCCCATCCTTTTTCAGTCCGTCGCGCTTTTTGCGCATGGGCGTGGATGCGGGCAGCATGGAATATTCCGCCGTCAGCCATCCCTTGCCCGTGCCTTCCAGAAACGGCGGCGCCCCCTCTTCGAGCATTGCCGTACACAGCACCTGCGTATCCCCCGTACTGATGATCACACTTCCCTGTGCGTTTTTCAGCACGTTCACCCGCATATCGAGCGGCCGCGCCTGTTCTGCATTCCTGCCATCTTTTCTCATGCTGTCCTCCCCTTGATTTGCTGCAATCATTTTAGCATACATTGCCTGCACGTTCAATTGTTGTGGTATAATGTTGACAGGAGAAAAACATATGACATTAGACGGTTTAACTATGAAAATCTGCGTAGGCGAGCTGCAGGAAAAGCTGCGCGACGCAAAGATACAAAAAATATTGATGCCCGGCAAGGAAGAAGTGGTGCTGCAGCTTTATTCTGCCGGCGCAGGGACTTTGAGGCTCGTGCTTTCCGCGGACGCCGGGGACTGCGCGCTTTACCTGACGGGGCAGAACAAGCCGAACCCAAAAACGCCGCCCGTATTCTGCATGTTCCTGCGCAAATATTTGAGCGGCGCGCATATTACGGGCATCGGCCAGCGGGGGCTCGACCGTGTCGTCACCTTTACGCTCGCCTCCAAAGACGAGATGCTCCACCCCGTGACGCTCAAGCTGATCGTAGAAGTCATGGGCAAATATTCCAACATCATTTTAACGGACGAAAGCGGAAAAATACTCGACAGTATCCGCCGGGTATCCGTCGATGTGAGCAGCAAACGGCAGGTGCTGCCCGGCGTGCGGTACGAAAATCCGCCGCAGGAAAAATACGATCCGCTGGAACTTTCGCAAAATACGCTTCAGGAAGTCCTCCATACCCGCAAGGCTACCAAGGTCACCTCCCATATCGTTTCCGCGTTCGACGGTCTTTCCATGCAGACGGCGCAGGAAATCCTCGCGCGGGCCGGGATCGGCGAGCAGGACGCTTCCTCCCTTTCGGAAAAGCAAATAAAGCGGCTTGCGGGCGTAATGCAGGACTTTTTGCGTGAAGCGGTCAAAAATCCCCGCCCATGCGTGCAATTCAACGCGGATCAGCTTCCCGTTTTCTTTTCCTGTGTTCCTTACGAGACCTATCCGGAGCAAACGCGTAAATATTTTGATTCGGTAAACGGGATGCTCGATTATTATTACAGCCGCCGCCTGGAGATTTTCCGCCTCGCAGCGCAGCGCGATGCGCTGTTAAAAACGGTAGGCAAGCTTTATTCCAAGCTGCAGAAGCTGATCCATATTTATGAAGCCAGCCTCCAGGATGCAAACAAGGCGCAAAAACTGCAGCAGCGTGCGGACTATATCACCGCGAACATTTACCGCCTCAAAAAGGGTATGGCTTCGTTTGAGGCCGTCGATTATGAAACCGGGCAAACGATCACGATCCCGCTCGATGTTTCGCGTACGCCGCAGGAGACGGCTCAAAAGCTGTATAAAAAAATCGCCAAGTATAAGACAGCCGCCGCGCTCAACAGCGAAAGGCTGGAAAGAGCCCTCGAAGAGCGCGAATTTTTGGAAGGCGTGCTCCACTTCACCGAGAATGCGGAGTCCACGGATGAGATCGCCGATATCAGGCACACGCTGGTACGTGCGGGTTATCTTGCGCCTGTAAACAAGAATAAGAAAGAAGAGGAAACTTCCTCCCGCCCCCTCGCCTATACGTCCCCCAGCGGATATACGATCCTCGTAGGCAAAAACGACCGCCAGAACGATATCCTGACCATGCGCGTTGCCGCAAAAACAGACCTCTGGTTCCACGCGCAAAAGACGCCCGGTTCGCATGTCCTGCTGCTTACCGACGGCACGCAGCTCAACGATATCGACGACGAAACGATCGTGATGGCCGCCGAGCTTGCAGCCGCTCATTCGCGCGCCAAACAGTCGGGCAAGACCCCTGTCGACTATACGCAGCGCAAAAACCTGAAAAAACCGCCGGGCGCACGCCCCGGCAAGGTGATCTATGACGATTACTTTACCGTATACGTGGACGCGGGCAAAGGGCACATCCCCAAAGCGGAGGAATACCAGTGACGAGCGAACAGATTTATGATTTGTTTTCCTGCTCCGGCAGCGATATGGACGAGAACAGGAATGAAACCATCGCCGACAAATATATCATCAAACGCGGCCATTCGCCCAACGGCTGGTTTTCACTTTCCAATAAAAACCGCATCA contains these protein-coding regions:
- a CDS encoding Rqc2 family fibronectin-binding protein — translated: MTLDGLTMKICVGELQEKLRDAKIQKILMPGKEEVVLQLYSAGAGTLRLVLSADAGDCALYLTGQNKPNPKTPPVFCMFLRKYLSGAHITGIGQRGLDRVVTFTLASKDEMLHPVTLKLIVEVMGKYSNIILTDESGKILDSIRRVSVDVSSKRQVLPGVRYENPPQEKYDPLELSQNTLQEVLHTRKATKVTSHIVSAFDGLSMQTAQEILARAGIGEQDASSLSEKQIKRLAGVMQDFLREAVKNPRPCVQFNADQLPVFFSCVPYETYPEQTRKYFDSVNGMLDYYYSRRLEIFRLAAQRDALLKTVGKLYSKLQKLIHIYEASLQDANKAQKLQQRADYITANIYRLKKGMASFEAVDYETGQTITIPLDVSRTPQETAQKLYKKIAKYKTAAALNSERLERALEEREFLEGVLHFTENAESTDEIADIRHTLVRAGYLAPVNKNKKEEETSSRPLAYTSPSGYTILVGKNDRQNDILTMRVAAKTDLWFHAQKTPGSHVLLLTDGTQLNDIDDETIVMAAELAAAHSRAKQSGKTPVDYTQRKNLKKPPGARPGKVIYDDYFTVYVDAGKGHIPKAEEYQ
- the rph gene encoding ribonuclease PH, which translates into the protein MRKDGRNAEQARPLDMRVNVLKNAQGSVIISTGDTQVLCTAMLEEGAPPFLEGTGKGWLTAEYSMLPASTPMRKKRDGLKKDGRGVEIQRLIGRSLRSVCDFEGMGEYTLYVDCDVLNADGGTRTASISGAFVAAALCIKKAVDAGVLKRSPLKRHVAAISAGIVEDEAILDLCYREDSSAQADMNMVATDDGNIGEIQVCGEKRTITEEEFEQLKQLCKKGIREIIAKQKEILKGEGIEI